One window from the genome of Falco peregrinus isolate bFalPer1 chromosome 15, bFalPer1.pri, whole genome shotgun sequence encodes:
- the LOC101917988 gene encoding transmembrane protein 45B-like yields the protein MPTSFLGSALRGTFFLIFGLWWSVRYPLKYLRQRGSAESQPSYGVRRVEVFEGAVKAFFALAGILAEQFVPAGPHLQLYSSTTHSWTDLTHWHYTTIYLFFLLSGIVDVVSHSPLKLPLGLDRLSLAVALFIEGLLFCFRDYSDAALDQHVHSLLAMAIFAGALCALLEVFLRDHIILQTFRTSSFLLQGSWLWQIGFVLSPPWGGPGWDQTDRSNLTFLTMCFCWHYAGALAVLAANSAASRCCNESCQLKFGDIDVELDCGMCIRKGNKSSGGALLPESGSDDK from the exons ATGCCAACGAGTTTCCTTGGCAGCGCCCTCCGGGGCAccttcttcctcatttttgGTCTCTGGTGGTCTGTGCGATACCCCTTGAAGTATCTCAGGCAGAGAGGCAGTGCCGAGAGCCAGCCAAGCTATGGGGTCCGGCGTGTGGAAGTCTTTGAAGGGGCGGTCAAAGCTTTCTTTGCTCTAGCAG GGATACTGGCCGAGCAGTTTGTTCCCGCTGGCCCCCACCTGCAGCTGTACAGCTCCACGACGCACAGCTGGACAGACCTCACCCACTGGCACTACACCACCATctacctcttcttcctcctctccgGCATCGTGGACGTTGTCTCGCACTCCCCGCTCAAGTTGCCGCTGGGCTTGGATCGGCTCTCGCTGGCCGTGGCTCTGTTCATCGAAG gtttgctcttctgtttccGTGACTACAGCGATGCTGCGCTGGACCAGCACGTCCATTCCCTGCTGGCCATGGCTATCTTTGCTGGAGCCCTCTGTGCCCTCCTAGAGGTGTTCCTCCGAGACCACATCATCCTGCAGACCTTCAGGACcagctccttccttctccagggcTCTTGGCTTTGGCAG ATTGGGTTTGTGCTGTCCCCTCCGTGGGGAGGACCAGGCTGGGACCAGACCGACCGCAGCAACCTGACGTTCCTCACCATGTGCTTCTGCTGGCACTACGCCGGCGCCCTCGCTGTCCTGGCAGCAAACTCTGCTGCGTCTCGCTG ctgtaACGAGTCCTGCCAGCTGAAATTCGGGGACATCGACGTGGAGCTGGACTGCGGCATGTGCATCCGCAAAGGCAACAAGAGCTCCGGCGGCGCCCTGCTGCCCGAGAGCGGCTCGGATGACAAGTGA
- the LOC101917813 gene encoding transmembrane protein 45B-like — translation MANFKGHALPGSFFLLFGLWWSVKYPLQYLSQKVNKKYHRIYCFQRVDAIEGGIKIIFALIGMLAEQFVPDGPHLYLYSGGNRDWVKLMNWQHTTMYLFYGLSGVVDVFTYTSQVVPRGLDRLMLSVAVFVEGCLFYYHVLHRPMLDQHIHSLLLIAIFSGAFSTMLEVFLRDNIVLEMFRAGVTIVQGTWFWQIGVVLFQPWGGPTWDEKDHSNIMFLTMCFFWHWAAAVATLAINYTLAYCCIQRCRRGSAEPYIGLGVRQQKCDTSSQAAFLNGSDEE, via the exons ATGGCAAACTTCAAGGGTCACGCGCTCCCAGGCAGtttcttcctgctctttgggctctggtggtctgtgAAATACCCGCTGCAGTATCTCAGCCAGAAAGTAAATAAGAAATACCACAGGATTTATTGCTTCCAGCGCGTGGATGCCATCGAAGGGGGAATCAAAATCATCTTTGCTCTGATAG ggatgctggcagagCAGTTCGTCCCGGATGGCCCCCACTTGTACCTCTACAGCGGGGGGAACCGTGACTGGGTGAAGCTGATGAACTGGCAGCACACCACCATGTACCTCTTCTACGGCCTCTCCGGGGTGGTGGATGTCTTCACTTACACCTCCCAGGTGGTGCCGCGGGGTCTGGATCGCCTCATGCTCTCCGTGGCTGTGTTCGTTGAAG GTTGTCTCTTTTATTACCATGTCCTTCACCGCCCCATGTTGGATCAGCATATCCACTCCCTGCTGCTCATCGCCATCTTTTCAGGGGCCTTCAGCACCATGCTGGAGGTCTTCCTCCGTGACAACATTGTCCTGGAGATGTTCAGAGCTGGAGTCACCATCGTCCAGGGAACGTGGTTCTGGCAG ATCGGTGTCGTGCTCTTCCAGCCATGGGGAGGCCCCACGTGGGATGAGAAGGACCACAGCAACATCATGTTCCTCACCATGTGCTTCTTCTGGCACTGGGCAGCCGCTGTGGCCACCCTGGCTATCAACTACACCCTCGCTTACTG CTGCATCCAGAGGTGCAGGAGAGGCAGCGCGGAGCCCTACATCGGTCTGGGAGTCCGGCAGCAAAAGTGTGACACGAGCTCCCAAGCTGCCTTCTTAAATGGATCTGATGAAGAGTGA